In Excalfactoria chinensis isolate bCotChi1 chromosome 3, bCotChi1.hap2, whole genome shotgun sequence, one DNA window encodes the following:
- the GNG4 gene encoding guanine nucleotide-binding protein G(I)/G(S)/G(O) subunit gamma-4, translated as MKELTSNSTTNISQARKAVEQLKMEAYMDRMKVSKAAADLLAYCDAHIGEDPLIIPVPASENPFREKKLFCTIL; from the exons atgaaggaacTAACGTCAAACAGTACAACCAATATATCTCAAGCCAGGAAAGCTGTGGAGCAACTAAAAATGGAAGCGTACATGGATAGGATGAAG GTATCCAAGGCTGCAGCAGACTTATTGGCGTACTGTGATGCTCATATTGGAGAAGATCCCCTCATCATTCCAGTGCCTGCATCTGAAAATCCCTTCAGGGAGAAGAAACTCTTCTGCACCATCCTTTGA